The following DNA comes from Erigeron canadensis isolate Cc75 chromosome 3, C_canadensis_v1, whole genome shotgun sequence.
TTactagtttatattttattttatcaaccGTGTGAATTATTAGTTGTTAATGTAATATAGAGATGTAAAGGAAGCCGATGTACGTAAAGTTAATTAGAATAGTATTATCATAAATTTCATGTTCATAAAGTTCAAGACAAAGATGACATATCCTAATTCCTAAGACACATGcattaaaaatattgttaattttatataaaagtttcaCATTCTACATTTTATAATGACAAATATATGTGTTTATCTATTTAtgcattatttatatttttttgaatgactatgaattttattaataaatatccATCGGCAAAGTGCCGAAAGAAGAAAACTTACgaaaaattaattgaaaaagaCGACCAAGAGATATATATGGtgataatatataaatgaaattcactcaatataaattaatatcttataaataataattttttaaaaattatttaattattattatatctattaGTATAATACTctgtataatttatatttaatgaaagttttttttgttagtttaacaaccaaaaaaatgtatatttaaaaatatttatatatacacattttattTGGAACGTATGGAGTAAATATTAgactttatattattattagagtCAAAAGAACAATTAATTACTGTTATACAACTAAAATACCATTtttattatatacgagtaaaaCTTACGATAAAATAGTGATGAAAAATGAGGATGGGTGGATATATATGGGGCTTTGGACATTAAATAGGTGGTTGTAGTAggtataaaaatgaaaaagaaaaactagaaaatagaTGGTTAAGTTCAGGTATTCACATGGAAGCTAGGAAGTCTATGTCTATGGCTACATATATTATGGTAGGGGAAgactatataatataacttgTATGATGAGGGGGAGGGAGGGACATATTTATTTCCCATAAAAAATGACCCCACTTCACTTACCTAAATTACCCTACTATCCTCCTTGTTTGATTTTACAACACACACCCACCCAATCTTACTGTACCTCCTGCCCCCATCCTTCTTTTCATTCTgctctttctatttttttttcctcgttatttatttgtttatttttcttacCACCTCCTCGTTATTTATCTCCAATCCCTTCTATTTCAAAAAACgtttttgtttaaaactttttaagttatatatgtattttaggactaacattttttttttaaagtatgagATAGATGCGAGATATTGGAATGTTTAACATACATTAATATAGTCGGGTATGTGGTATAGAGCTTAATCAGAAAACAGATTTCTATTTAaatctttaaagaaaaaaatatatacataacattATTTGAATTAAGACCGCATAGAATAAAACTAATGGCCAACAGTAATTAGTTGGTTGATCTTAACTATTATTTCTATGATATTTGAATATCTATACCCCTAATAACACAGactgaaaatttttaattcaacatttttttcctATCTAAAATGCCCCGGTACATAAATAAAATCCTACACGCTtctcatttctttctttcttctcctCTCCCCACACTAAACACACACATAAACACACATCTCTCACTATAACAACCTACCATCGTTAATCACCACAGTCCATTACCATCATAGCCATAAATCCCCAAAACCATCATCGTTTAGCCATCGCAACGCGCTGACATCCATatagtataaaaagatataaagagtttaaatataattttagtgACATAACTTAATTTTTAACGGTTAACTAATATATTATTGGACACTCTATACATGTATGGGCATCCTAATGGCTAAAGTCACGAACCAACTGATCCTACACATACGGACATAGATTTAAGGTAATAGTtgagaaaaagtaaaaataattaaagcatgattatttatattgaaaaaaaggTACTATTcactgttttatactttattaactAATAATTTTTGACTATATTTCTGTCTGAAATCAAGTGAGAAAGACTGAAAGAGATCGACTTGTTACACCAAGAGATATTTGATATGATACCTAATGATGTGTTTTCTTGTATAATTACTGCATTACTTTTTGTATGTAGTTAAAAGTATACTTTGTGTAAGTTGTTGAGTACTTTGTGTTATTCATTGTGCACATGCAATAAGAAACTGTGGTTAACAAATCTAAAATGGAAAGTTGTATAGTTGATTATTGACATTTGTGGCGTACTTGTGTTTCTAGTTCAACTTTTTACTTCTACTATTCGTTTCCCCTACAACtcattttatttgatatatactatataacaaaaataaaatgtaacgaaatttttttatgtaactCCATACTGCTTTTATTACCAACAAAGAAAAGGGTAAAATTTGTAAACCTTTTCCTTTATCAACAAAATATGTGTATCTAATATTCTAATGAGATTCGAACTTTAATACTTCTTAGGCCACCTTAAATTTAGTAATTGTAATCCTAAATATGAACCTTTAGCAACAAAATGTTATTAGtctcttattaaatttatgTAGTCCAAAGTCGTTGTGATTCCAAACAAAATAGTGGTACTATactacacataaaaaaaaaaaaaaaatcagttttACGTAATTCTAAACTCAAATGTACTACACGAAACAattcgtttttttttataaatatttaggcAGAAAAAGCAAGAATATGATACAATAatagtttaataataaaaagtaaaaacgaAAAAAAGTTTTGCAGGAAAAAATAGCTGTAGACAACAGTAAAAAGTTGTAAGGGGGAGGCTAAATGGTAGTCCATCATCAAACTTTTCGAAATGTAACTTTACCGTTTTCTCTAATAAAGTATGTGGGACCCACGATGTTGCGCCACGTGTGTCAGATTAAATGATACGATCCAGATATGGGCCGGTGGAGTATTGGGCTAAAAATGGGCCATATGAAAAGGTATTGTTTGAAGGTTTGAACAGTGTGTTACCATTTAAGGGTAGTTAACCGGGCCCATTAGTTAGCACGCTGGTTTACCAGATTTTTGTTAGGCGTTTTGTATTTTGGTGATGATGAGGATCCTCCCAAAAGTTTCGGTTTtctatttttacaaaattattattCTGTCagacaaataaaaaacaaatttgcaGACATCAAAAGTTGAAGTTTTGGCACTTCAGTTGCCCGTAGGATAATTATGTAATCTGACCATCAATCATGTCTTTtgttatatgtatttgtatgtatgtatgtgtataggTTGTACATGTTTGGAATTTTGAATAATGTAGTTCAAACAAAGCATTGGAAGATTTTCCTGGTTTCCATTCATTTCCAATTTCGAAAATAAGTTGGGTGATTTCAGTAACATGTTTGGTGTTCAAAACAAACATTAATTAGCTGCTAATACATTATATAAATGACATATTGTGATTGTACATTCTAGTCTAATTGTTGAAATTGTGAATTTGTGTGGACATTTCCCTTTAACAATAACATTAAAACACTTGGATTTAAGTACCAAAATTCGAATAACTTTTTTTGTTATTCTCCTTCGTTTTTTCCGGTTAGTGTATAAATTATATTTgctttttgtactttttattattatttttcatttggATATTCTAGAAAATCCATTTGAAAACACACGAGATCTCACATAATGCTTCGAATTATCATGTAAATTATGAACACTTCTCCCCAAAAATCCATAATGTGTTAAATCACATCTAATTAAGTTGTAATAGTACACATTGGTGTTCACTCACATTTACTATATAGCCTCGAGTACCCAAAGCTGTTATATATAGTACAGATGGATAAGACACCACATCCACTAggttttaactttgattaattaTTGTGTTTGTTGCTTAACTTTTTTACATTGTTGTTCTTCCATACATGACCCGGTCCATATGCTTATGGACCAAAATGTCCATCCAATGAATTCTAATTTAAACCATGTCTAGCTAGtaatttgagaaagaaaacctGTAATTGTAATAGAATGGTCTTACACTTGTATAATCACAAATAACTCACGAAACGCTATAACTGAGTCAATTAAATAAGACCAACCTATGATTGATGATTAAACTCGACTAAGGAgacaacaataaattaaaaggcAAAGAAATCAACTTCTTAATTAATTTGCATAGCTGTTTTGGTGTGGGAGTATTTCCACGACGTGAACCACTTGATCACTTCTTCGAGCCGCACCATGGCCGGCGTGGTGGTCATTGCCTTGGTTTGTGTGTGAAAGTTATTCTCTTCTTAATTTTTGAATATCAACGTGGCTTATTATGGATTAATAAGGTAGTCGTTCGTTGTGACGTGTTTATCTATGGGATGATGATGTCACAAGTTTTTAGTATGCTATATACCACAATATAAGAGTCAATAGTTTAGTATTCCATCAGATTGATAACGCGGGTTCTAGTGTTATAACATACACTTAACGCATATGTCCAAGTAAATCGTGTAGTTGTCTTTAAAACTTTATTGTTTTCACATTTTAACATGCCCCGTCAATATACAAGTTTTTGCTCTATTGTAATTTTGAATTTCTTGTACTCTAACTTCTAGCGTCTTGCTaagtaatttaatattatattatattctgccgttcaaaaaaaatatacaagttTTCATATAGAgtggtgatatatatatttccgaTACTTTTTATCCATCTATAATAATCACTGCTTTGAACAATTCtacattatgcattaatatacatttatttattgcACAATATTACACAGAGTATACCCCATAATGTATCTGTTAAGCTATCCCTCACAATGAATTTAATATGTGTTTGGATGTTATTGTTTTAGAGTTTCTGTGAGTATAATATAACATTTTCTATAAACTTAGAAGAGCTCTTTTCGagattaatgttttatttttcatatcatGTCTAATTGTCTAAATATGTTAGTATTTTAAACTCAATTTTAAAAAGGCCCTGTAAAAAACTTTCGGGTGCGAAAATAAACACAACTTTTATGTTAGGCCATGAATCAATCTTGATAATCTTTCATGGGCCAACCTTAACGATCTGATTTTTACAAACTCCGGGCCACGTAAACGGATCCAGTCAATATATAAAGCGGTGggtttttggcttttttttacaagaaaacataaaaatacaGTGGAACTGTGGAAGTTTTAAGTAAACGCATTATTATTTGCTCATTTATCTACAACaaaaatcaacaacaaaaacaaaaatcatattttctctttatttaaTTCTTCTAcataataattagttaagaataaaaaaaaaatagaaatggaGGAAGAATACACAGTAGTTGATACCTCAAAGCTTCTGCAAGCAGCTACTGATTTCTCTTATGATCCTGGTTCTACCTTTTTCGTATTTCTTCTATATATTTACTGAttgattatttaattagttaaattagTTATTACTAACtcttttatttaaacatttagATACTTTTGTTAATATTTCAGGCACTCGATCAGAAGCTGCTGTGAAACAATTTCTCACTTCTTTTCCACTTCCTGTTATCATCAagtattattactattaatttattatgcTCCTTTATTCTTGTTATTCTATTATTTTAGTTAATGATTTTATTTAGTTCATAGATTTTATTTTGCCTAATAACGAAATATTTTACACATTGTTAAGTTGCGGTGACGTAGGGGGAAATTTGTAAGTATAATGACTATTTATTTAACAACGAAAACGCCAAGCTTTTGGTCTAGTAATCTTAAAGCGAGGTGGAGGCTTTGCCTTTCTATAGGTCCGAGGTTCAAATCCGAACAAttgccgtttaaaaaaaaaggaagaagaaacgCTACATAATTTAACGTTCCAACGTCcataatgattaattaacctGACTcgtatgcctaaaaatcaacttaaaaccttaaaagaatttgacatatggattccactaattctttttcctaatcttgccccttgatttttccacatgtcatcattttaCTATTAagcatatctttaggcacaccaattaggttaaCTTAAACCGACTTCACGAATGCAGACATATGGCTAGAGTATGTATATTGCTATGAAACTATTCCAAATCATTAATTGATGTCAGCTTATTTAGGCAGCTCTTCGTTTTTGATGTTGAATATGAGTGTGGTATATTTTAAGCAaggatttatatatttttggattATTTGTTCTAGTGCTTTGCAAACAAAAAGTGATGTGCCTGGTCTGGAGAATGCGTTGATCGATTGTCTAGAGAAGATTTTTAAGACTAAATATGGGGCTTCTCTCATCCCGCATTTCATGGTACGTCTTGGCCTTTTTGGTGTAGGTTGCTGTTCGTTTAATTGTTTCTGTTTAAACGAAGATTTATAGAAAATGTGGTGTCTATACATTAATATGGAAACGCCGTGCAAAGATGAAATGCTAGCTGATAGCGCTTTGTTTCTTGtttcttatttacttttatacctCAATTTTCTCTCGGTTGTGTATGTATTGTTTCACAAGCTATCATCTTGTTTTAATGTCTTAACTAGCTAAATGCCCTCGATATTTCTGTTAATATGGATGACACCAAATGATTAAGTTCATATACGattaaaaaagttgttttaTAGAAACATCTATTTCGACTTATGGTTCTTCTAACTGATCTGATCTTGTTGATCTACTTTTTGTTGTTATGCAGTCTTTCATTGTGGTTGGCCTGCAAGCATATTCACAGAGAGTCAGAACTTTGTCGTGTAAAACGGTAACTACTTCTAACATACTTGTGTTGCCACAAAGAGCAAATGAGCATTGTTAGATCTTAATGTTGCAGTTTCTCACTCtggatttttggtttttcttttgtttttttactttatgCTCAGATCTCAAGCCTATTGGAGAACCTTGAAGACAACACTGGTTTAGCTACTTCCCTGGTCAAAGAATATGGCGTGTATCCGCTTTTGCTTAATTGCCTCATTGACGGGTACACACTGCATTTTTCTATTCTCTTGACATAACCTAAAATTAGATCGGCCATTAGAATCATCCATATATTTCTCCAAATAAACTAGAGACTTTTCTTTAGTGATGAACAAGTGGCTGTTGCTGCAACAGAGGCAATCAAGACTTTAGCCACCTCTAAACAGGGAATAGTGAGTTCAAATCCAAGTCTGCTTTTCCTTTCATAGTTATCACAACTTTAGCCAGTTTTCAACGTTTAGTTGTTTGATCTGTAGGAAATCATATTTCCAGCTACTTCGAGTGAAACTACGGATATCACAAATGTAGCAGCAAGATGTTCATCATTGGTATGTTGGTTATTTCATGTATCGACGAAGTCCAAATGCTTTTGTCATACAATTTGAAACTTTCATAGTTATCTAGATTATTGGTTAGGATAGAAGACAACTGTTgtgatataataatatagaaaagtgaatttgattaaatttttttgttccTTGTCTATTATAGTATCActtttgtgtttttctttttcaggGACGAGTACGAGTTTTGGCATTGATAGTGAAGCTGTTTTCTACTTCAAGTGCTGCTGCAACATTAGTTTACAACTCAAATCTCCTTGGTCTCTTGGAGGCAGAAGTTCGCAATGTTAATGACACGCTTATAACCTTGAGTGTTTTGGAGCTCCTTTATGAGGTTTGTCGGCCTTTCTTTGTTATTGTTCCTTTCTGtatgttttgattgttttcCAGCACTACTTGTCTACTTATGCTCTTTTGATATTGTCTTGTTAAATGACGTAGTTGACTGAGGTCCAGCATGGAATGGAATACGTAGTACAGACCAATATTTTACAGTTGCTTATATCCATAATCAGGTACTGGCATGCTAAAAAAAGCATTATGTTTGTATTCAATCCATAGTCTCTACCTGCTAATTGCTATAAGTTGATTAAATATTTATGTAGAAATTCTTCTGCTGAATCGATGTTGAGATCAAGGGCCATGATGATAAGTGGGCGGCTTTTATCCAAAGAGAATATTATAACTTTCATAGGCGAATCCGGTATCTCTTGTGATCTATTTCGTTGCAAAACTTGAATCCAGCATGCACATTAATGTTAATATAATGATCAAATTTCAATGATGATCTCTTATTGAATTTACCTATCTTAATTTTACCTTTTGATGTAGGTGTTAAGGATGTGATTTCAGCCATTAATGAAAGGCTTTCAACCCTTGATAATGAAGATGCAGATGAATGCGAATGTGCTCTTGAAGCATTGGGTCACATAGGGTTATGTAAGTACATTTACCAGCTCTGCCTATTagattatatgtgtatttatgcATGCATATAAGATCATCCTTATATTTTAATTGATTCTTAACATGGTTCTACTGGTTTTTAATGTTCTAGCAAGCCAGGGAGCTATCTTGCTGCTGTCAAACGCATCTGCTTCTAGACATGTTAATAACACTGCCTTTGACCTCCATGCACGTGGCAGACAACTGGTTAGCTTTTTTCCCCGAAGTTTATCACAAATGTACCCTTCACTTCGTAGTAACTTTATTACTGGAAAACAGGCTGCATTGCATTCTTTAGGGAACATTGTGGGAGAAACTCGGCCTGAAAACAACAAACTGTTGAATAATGATGCTGAAGAAAGACTTCGTAGATTAATTTATGAAACCGCATCCAACACTTCAAAGCTCGTACCATCGGTTAGTCATTTCTTTTGATCATCTTACATATTGTATTTGTAAATAAAGCTATCACATAACCATGTTATGGCCTTCTAATTAACAATCTCATATGCTCTCTGTGGCAGGGTCTTGTTCTTGCAATTCTTAAACTTGAGTATGAATTTCGTATTGCGGTGAGAATTTTCTGTCATGCTTCATAAAAATACATTACATTTCAAATACATGTTTAATTTCTAAGTTTTTCCTGGAGCATGTTTATTGGATAAATTGATTAGCGTGACCTGTTTACATGTCTGAATGATATGCAGGGCTACAGGTTGATAACAGGATTGGCTGCTAGACCATGGTTTCTGGTGGAGATCTGCTCAAGACAAGAGATAATAAATAAGCTGATTGATCCATTTACAGAAACTTCTAAGATAGGTATCTACTAATGGAATTATCTTTCAGGATCTGTATTATCAATAAGGAAATCTAATTTCGAATGATTGTGTGCTTGTTAAGCAACTTCTGTATTCCGTTTGGTGCTTCATTCTCATTCAGTATTTaggtttcttaatttttattttgaaattcattctttttcttgGTTAGGTATGGAAGCAAGATACAAGTGTTGTGAGGCAATCTATAAGGCTCTTGCTTCATCACCTAACTTTCTGAGTGATCCAGCTTTGTCTGGGACAGCTGAACAGGTTTGATTCCAATTAACATACAGTATaaatctttgaacgttttggaAGTGTATT
Coding sequences within:
- the LOC122592343 gene encoding uncharacterized protein LOC122592343 gives rise to the protein MEEEYTVVDTSKLLQAATDFSYDPGTRSEAAVKQFLTSFPLPVIINALQTKSDVPGLENALIDCLEKIFKTKYGASLIPHFMSFIVVGLQAYSQRVRTLSCKTISSLLENLEDNTGLATSLVKEYGVYPLLLNCLIDGDEQVAVAATEAIKTLATSKQGIEIIFPATSSETTDITNVAARCSSLGRVRVLALIVKLFSTSSAAATLVYNSNLLGLLEAEVRNVNDTLITLSVLELLYELTEVQHGMEYVVQTNILQLLISIIRNSSAESMLRSRAMMISGRLLSKENIITFIGESGVKDVISAINERLSTLDNEDADECECALEALGHIGLSSQGAILLLSNASASRHVNNTAFDLHARGRQLAALHSLGNIVGETRPENNKLLNNDAEERLRRLIYETASNTSKLVPSGLVLAILKLEYEFRIAGYRLITGLAARPWFLVEICSRQEIINKLIDPFTETSKIGMEARYKCCEAIYKALASSPNFLSDPALSGTAEQLLEAIKKGPYLAKGRQREAQPEVATADRF